GGGAAATCTGGGCGGCCCTCCAGGAGATGGAGGAGTCCGTCTTCGGGGGAGGAGCCCACGCCTGCTGCGACCACCGGGACGCTGCCCACCTTCACGGAGGACACCACCACCACTCCTAAGGCCTGCGAAGCCACGGGAGGAAGGGGAACGAACCGGCCGGGGGAAACCCCGGCCTTTTTCTGTCCCCGAGAGGAGTGTAAAGGGCATTTCCTTGACACAATGGTTTCGGGTGCGTAGAATCGCTCTGTCCGAGAGGAGGGGTGCGGGTGGAGCCTGAAAAACGGCTGGAGGAGCGCCTCCGCATGGGAAGGCTCTACGACCGTTACGGAGCTTTGCTCACCCCGAAACAGCGGGAGGCCTGCGATCTGGTCCTCCTGCAGGACTGGTCCCTGGCGGAGGCCGCCTCCGCCCTGGGGGTGACGCGCCAGGGGATCCACGACCTGATCCAGAGGTCCCGGGAGCACCTGGAGGAGGCGGAGGCCGCCCTGGGGTTCCTTAAGGAAAGGCAGAAGCTGCATCGGGCCCTGGCGGACCTGGTGGGTCGCCACCGGGAGGAACTGCCGGAGCCCTTCGTCCGGGAGCTGTTTGTCCTGATCGAGCCGGAGGAAGGAGATTCCGCGGATGTTTGACGCCCTGAAGGATCGGTTCGAAAAGATCTTCGGAACCCTGCGGGGGAAGGGACGCCTCAGCGAGGAGGACGTGAACCTCGCCCTCCGGGAGGTCCGCCGGGCTCTCCTGGAGGCGGACGTGCACTACAAGGTGGTCAAGGACCTTACCGACCGCATCCGGGAGCGGGCCACGGGGCAGGACGTGCTGGCCTCCATCACCCCGGCGCAGCAGGTGCTCACCATCGTCTTCGAGGAACTGGTGGCGGTGATGGGCTCGGAGCCCAAGCCCCTCACCATCTCCCCCAAGCCCCCCACGGTGTACCTCATGGCGGGGCTCCAGGGGTCCGGGAAGACCACCAGCACCGTGAAGATCGCCTCCCGCCTCAAGGGGAGCCACAAGCCCCTGGTGGTGGCCTGCGACCTCCAGCGCCCCGCGGCGGTGGAGCAGCTCCGGGTCCTGGCGGAGAAGGCGGGGGTGGCCTTCTACGGCCCCCAGGCGGGGCAGACCGACCCGGTACAGGTCGCCCGGGGGTCCCTGAAGTACGCGGAGGACCACCTGGCGGACCTGATCCTGCTGGACACGGCGGGACGTCTCCAGATCGACGAGGCTCTCATGGAGGAGCTGGTGCGGATCAAGGAGGCGGTGCCCCCCCAGGAGGTGCTCCTGGTGGTGGATGCCATGACGGGGCAGGAGGCGGTGACCGTCGCCGAGTCCTTCCACGCCAAGCTGGGCCTCACCGGGGTGGTGCTCACCAAGCTGGACGGGGACGCCCGGGGCGGAGCGGCCCTGGCCATCGGAGCCGCCACGGGGGCTCCCGTGAAGCTGGCGGGTATGGGGGAGAAGATCGAGGACCTGGAG
The sequence above is drawn from the Aminomonas paucivorans DSM 12260 genome and encodes:
- a CDS encoding sigma factor-like helix-turn-helix DNA-binding protein; this translates as MEPEKRLEERLRMGRLYDRYGALLTPKQREACDLVLLQDWSLAEAASALGVTRQGIHDLIQRSREHLEEAEAALGFLKERQKLHRALADLVGRHREELPEPFVRELFVLIEPEEGDSADV
- the ffh gene encoding signal recognition particle protein, which codes for MFDALKDRFEKIFGTLRGKGRLSEEDVNLALREVRRALLEADVHYKVVKDLTDRIRERATGQDVLASITPAQQVLTIVFEELVAVMGSEPKPLTISPKPPTVYLMAGLQGSGKTTSTVKIASRLKGSHKPLVVACDLQRPAAVEQLRVLAEKAGVAFYGPQAGQTDPVQVARGSLKYAEDHLADLILLDTAGRLQIDEALMEELVRIKEAVPPQEVLLVVDAMTGQEAVTVAESFHAKLGLTGVVLTKLDGDARGGAALAIGAATGAPVKLAGMGEKIEDLEVFDARRMGQRILGMGDVVGLVERVQQVTSQQDVERLTESLKKNRFTLEDMLLQLQQIQKMGPLEKVLEMLPIPGASKMAQGADLDPKRIKHTEAIILSMTPRERRSPEIIKGARRRRIALGSGTSVQMVNQVLHQYEQMKDLMKAFGKGGRKGFRMPGGGMRNLFR